In a single window of the Salvelinus namaycush isolate Seneca chromosome 6, SaNama_1.0, whole genome shotgun sequence genome:
- the LOC120049462 gene encoding protocadherin-7-like, whose product MRTTGAVDYLCYGILILQLLNQPAAKQVLRYRLAEEGPADVRVGNVAVDLGIVAGSGEVTFTLESGSDFFKIDNITGELTTNERRIDREKLQQCQMIFDENECFIDFEVSVIGPAQSWVDLFEGKVIILDINDNTPSFPSPVLTLSVEENRPIGTLYLLPTATDRDFGRNGIERYELIQDSGESSRRLGSSSGGRGADRRFDEGAGRSSVFELQVADTTDGEKQPQLIIKGALDREQRDSYELTLRVRDGGDPPRSSQAILRVMITDVNDNSPRFEKAVYEADLPENSSPGAPILQLKAADADVGVNGQIEYVFGAATESVRRLLRLDESSGWLSVLHRIDREEVSQLRFTVMARDRGQPPKMDKATVVLNIKDENDNVPAIEIRKIGRIFLKDGVANVAEDVVVDTPIALVQVSDRDQGENGIVTCTVVGDVPFQLKPASEIEGEMNKKKYFLHTSAPLDYEATQEYNVVIVAVDSGSPSLASNNSLIVKVGDFNDNPPIFSQNVVEVSFPENNAPGERVTTVLAIDADSGKNAEIAYSLDSSVNGIFSINADNGDIRVNTILDREQTERYQFKVIAKDKGMPILQGSATVVVLVADKNDNEPKFMQDVFTFYVKENLTPNSPVGMVTVIDADKGQNAEMSLFIEEEEEIFSIENDTGTIFSTMSFDREQKTTYTFRVKAVDSGDPPRSATATVSLFVMDDNDNPPTVTFPINSSYTLLPPSSNVRTVVRTVMATDTDTGINADLNYSIIGGNPFKLFEIDGGSGVISLVGKLEQKHYGLHRLVVQVNDSGQPSQSTTTLVHVYVNETLSNSTIVEAQVAKSLGTPLNTNIAGDPNYDLGKQRLSIVIGVVSGIMTVILIILIVVMARYCRPKNKNGYEAGKKDHEDFFTPQQHDKGKKPKKNKKNKQPLYSSIVTVEASKPNGQRYDGVNEKLSESPGMGRYRSVNGGPGSPDLARHYKSSSPLPTVQLHPQSPTAGKKHQAVQDLPPANTFVGTGDNISLGSDHCSEYSSQTINKYNKQRNAS is encoded by the exons ATGAGGACTACTGGCGCAGTGGACTATTTATGCTACGGTATACTCATCCTGCAGCTGCTGAATCAGCCTGCTGCCAAGCAAGTGCTCCGATATCGCTTGGCTGAGGAGGGACCCGCGGATGTCAGGGTAGGGAACGTAGCTGTGGACCTCGGAATCGTTGCCGGGTCTGGCGAGGTGACATTTACCCTCGAGTCCGGATCTGATTTTTTCAAAATAGATAATATAACAGGCGAGCTGACCACCAATGAACGGCGGATAGACCGTGAAAAATTACAGCAGTGCCAAATGATATTTGATGAAAACGAGTGTTTCATAGATTTTGAAGTGTCAGTAATTGGACCGGCGCAGAGCTGGGTTGACCTGTTCGAGGGGAAAGTCATTATTTTAGATATAAATGATAACACCCCGTCTTTCCCATCTCCCGTGCTGACCCTATCGGTGGAGGAGAACAGGCCGATTGGCACTCTCTATCTCCTGCCCACGGCCACCGACAGAGATTTCGGTCGGAACGGAATTGAGAGATATGAGCTTATTCAAGACAGCGGGGAGAGCTCCAGGCGCCTGGGCTCAAGCTCAGGGGGGCGCGGGGCGGACAGGAGATTCGACGAGGGGGCAGGCAGGAGCAGCGTCTTTGAACTGCAAGTTGCTGACACAACCGACGGGGAAAAGCAGCCGCAGCTCATCATTAAAGGGGCACTGGACAGGGAGCAGAGGGACTCTTATGAGCTCACCCTGCGTGTTAGGGATGGGGGTGACCCCCCACGCTCCTCCCAGGCCATCCTGAGGGTGATGATCACtgatgtgaatgacaacagcccCCGCTTTGAGAAGGCTGTGTATGAAGCTGACCTGCCGGAGAACAGCTCCCCTGGTGCCCCCATCCTGCAGCTGAAAGCAGCTGACGCGGACGTCGGGGTGAACGGTCAGATTGAGTACGTATTTGGTGCGGCCACAGAGTCAGTGCGTAGGCTGCTGAGGCTGGACGAGAGCTCGGGGTGGCTGAGCGTGCTCCATCGTATTGACCGCGAGGAGGTCAGCCAGCTGCGCTTCACAGTGATGGCGAGGGACCGAGGCCAGCCGCCCAAAATGGACAAGGCCACCGTGGTTCTTAACATCAAGGATGAGAACGACAACGTGCCAGCCATTGAGATTCGTAAGATCGGACGCATCTTCCTGAAGGATGGAGTGGCCAACGTGGCTGAGGATGTAGTGGTGGACACGCCTATTGCTTTAGTCCAGGTGTCAGACCGAGACCAGGGTGAGAACGGCATCGTGACCTGCACTGTGGTGGGTGACGTGCCCTTCCAGCTCAAACCGGCCAGCGAGATCGAGGGTGAGATGAATAAGAAGAAATACTTCCTCCATACATCAGCGCCGCTGGATTACGAGGCCACACAGGAGTACAACGTGGTCATCGTGGCTGTGGACTCAGGAAGCCCTAGCCTGGCCAGTAATAACTCGCTCATCGTAAAGGTGGGCGACTTCAACGACAACCCACCCATCTTTAGCCAGAACGTGGTGGAGGTGTCCTTTCCAGAAAACAATGCCCCCGGCGAGAGGGTGACCACTGTACTGGCCATCGATGCCGATAGTGGCAAGAACGCAGAAATCGCCTACTCCCTCGATTCCTCTGTGAATGGGATATTCTCCATTAATGCCGACAACGGTGACATCAGAGTAAACACCATTCTGGACAGAGAACAAACAGAGAGGTACCAGTTCAAAGTGATAGCCAAAGATAAGGGCATGCCCATACTCCAGGGGTCAGCCACTGTGGTAGTCCTAGTGGCTGATAAGAATGACAATGAGCCTAAATTCATGCAGGACGTGTTCACCTTCTATGTCAAAGAGAACCTTACACCCAACAGCCCTGTTGGCATGGTGACCGTCATTGACGCCGACAAAGGCCAGAACGCAGAAATGAGCCTCTTcattgaggaagaggaggagatctTCTCCATTGAGAACGACACAGGAACCATTTTCTCCACCATGTCGTTTGACCGCGAGCAGAAAACCACCTACACGTTCCGGGTCAAGGCTGTGGACAGTGGAGACCCACCCAGATCAGCCACTGCCACCGTGTCACTCTTCGTGATGGACGACAATGACAACCCGCCGACCGTTACCTTCCCCATCAATAGCTCATACACCCTACTGCCCCCCTCCAGCAATGTTAGGACTGTAGTACGAACTGTCATGGCCACCGATACCGACACAGGGATCAACGCTGACCTAAACTACAGTATCATCGGGGGCAACCCTTTCAAACTGTTTGAAATCGACGGGGGCAGCGGGGTCATCTCACTTGTTGGGAAGCTGGAGCAGAAACACTATGGCCTCCACAGACTGGTGGTCCAGGTGAACGACAGTGGCCAGCCCTCGCAGAGCACCACCACCCTGGTGCACGTCTATGTCAACGAGACCCTCTCCAACTCCACCATCGTTGAGGCCCAGGTGGCTAAGAGCCTGGGCACTCCGCTCAATACCAACATCGCCGGTGACCCCAACTACGACCTGGGCAAGCAGCGGCTGAGCATCGTCATCGGCGTGGTGTCGGGCATCATGACGgtcatcctcatcatcctcatcgtGGTCATGGCTCGCTACTGCCGCCCCAAGAACAAGAATGGCTACGAGGCGGGCAAGAAGGACCACGAGGACTTCTTCACCCCTCAGCAGCATGATAAGGGCAAGAAGCCCAAGAAAAACAAGAAGAACAAACAGCCGTTGTACAGCAGCATCGTCACCGTCGAGGCCTCCAAGCCCAACGGCCAGCGCTACGACGGCGTCAATGAGAAGCTGTCCGAGAGCCCCGGGATGGGCCGTTACCGCTCCGTTAACGGAGGGCCCGGAAGCCCGGATTTGGCCCGGCACTACAAGTCCAGCTCGCCACTGCCCACGGTCCAGCTCCACCCCCAGTCGCCCACGGCCGGGAAAAAGCATCAGGCTGTTCAGGACCTGCCCCCTGCCAACACCTTCGTTGGCACCGGAGATAACATTTCCCTTGGATCTGACCACTGCTCTGAGTACAGCAGTCAAACCATCAACAAGTACAACAAACAG CGTAATGCCTCCTGA